From the Armatimonadota bacterium genome, one window contains:
- a CDS encoding M55 family metallopeptidase — MKVFISADIEGVTGVVTWGQAGGPSSEHYDWPHARKMMTHDVNAAVRGARAAGANRVVVKDSHGGGKNLLVPDLEDGVELISGAGSGVLGMMEGVDGGFDCAMLVGYHGMAGTLHGIMEHTISGNVHRYWINDVPSGEIAMSVATAGVCGVPVVMVSSDQAGCAEASTVVQGLHTAAVKEGLGRYMGRLLHPSETGPLIEEAAKVATTSAIKPWKPTEPVTVKIEFNRTEECDVACQMLGWTRLDAYAIEFTADDWPTVHIATRRALAMAGTGAANNR, encoded by the coding sequence ATGAAGGTCTTCATCTCCGCCGACATCGAGGGCGTGACCGGCGTCGTCACCTGGGGCCAGGCTGGAGGCCCTAGCAGTGAGCACTATGACTGGCCGCACGCCCGCAAGATGATGACCCACGACGTGAACGCCGCTGTGCGCGGCGCGCGCGCTGCCGGCGCTAACCGTGTGGTTGTGAAGGACAGCCACGGCGGCGGAAAAAACCTCCTCGTTCCAGATCTCGAAGATGGCGTCGAGCTGATCTCTGGCGCTGGGTCTGGCGTGCTCGGGATGATGGAAGGGGTCGACGGTGGATTCGACTGCGCCATGCTCGTCGGATATCACGGGATGGCGGGCACGCTGCACGGAATCATGGAGCATACGATCAGCGGGAACGTGCACCGGTACTGGATCAACGACGTGCCCTCGGGGGAGATCGCGATGAGCGTCGCGACGGCCGGCGTCTGCGGCGTTCCCGTCGTGATGGTCAGTAGCGATCAGGCTGGTTGCGCCGAGGCATCGACCGTGGTTCAGGGTTTGCATACTGCCGCCGTGAAGGAAGGGCTCGGGCGGTACATGGGCCGGCTTCTGCACCCATCTGAGACTGGGCCACTGATCGAGGAAGCGGCGAAGGTGGCGACGACTTCTGCAATCAAACCTTGGAAGCCGACCGAGCCGGTGACCGTCAAGATCGAGTTCAACCGCACCGAAGAGTGCGACGTCGCCTGCCAGATGCTCGGCTGGACGCGGCTCGACGCCTACGCAATCGAGTTCACCGCCGACGACTGGCCCACCGTCCACATCGCCACCCGCCGCGCCCTGGCGATGGCCGGCACCGGGGCTGCGAACAACCGCTAG
- a CDS encoding DUF4065 domain-containing protein, whose amino-acid sequence MSNAKRLEESIIYLARECAELPRFGMTKMYKALIIADILAKSTLGETVTRWKYLRFEKGPVPVDAHRIIDEHEFLSILEIPVHNRTMKRVVAHRKPDLSVFSDEEVNLLQMAIGIVSGHTADGVSELSHGIPAWRWTEPDKVIDEELLKYPYLIKSSKASGEMLDYAEESLKAQGIV is encoded by the coding sequence ATGAGCAATGCGAAGCGACTGGAAGAGTCGATCATCTACCTAGCGCGCGAATGTGCTGAGCTACCGCGCTTCGGTATGACCAAGATGTACAAGGCTCTGATCATCGCCGATATCCTCGCAAAATCTACTCTCGGCGAAACAGTAACAAGGTGGAAGTACCTCCGGTTCGAAAAAGGGCCAGTTCCGGTCGATGCTCACAGAATCATCGATGAACACGAGTTTCTGTCCATCTTGGAGATACCTGTTCACAACAGGACCATGAAGCGCGTCGTGGCACACAGAAAACCGGACCTTTCTGTGTTCTCGGACGAGGAGGTCAATCTACTGCAGATGGCCATCGGAATTGTCAGCGGTCATACGGCCGACGGCGTCAGCGAACTGAGCCACGGAATACCAGCTTGGCGCTGGACTGAGCCTGACAAGGTCATCGACGAGGAGCTTCTCAAGTATCCATATCTGATCAAGTCATCCAAAGCGTCCGGAGAGATGCTCGACTATGCCGAGGAATCGCTGAAAGCCCAAGGCATCGTTTGA
- a CDS encoding DnaJ domain-containing protein produces MVTHYQILGVSAKALVEAVRDAYRGLAREFHPDVNSDPLAHERMAEINAAFEVLSDPVRRMEYDYSIGQPVTLDPKQGVYGEVRPGFVQLRLLHRHRQHRTPVYSAAYDPAQNRLVTSSFDNVVRWWNSGSSSVERSIRLTGGVVNAIQPGRGDVLVATGSTEQSLFCWLVEGGEVSSWRVSPNSWVCTSVPSPDGKSLAVGSIDRVLRVFGVRDSQIQFTSFGHADSVTALAWSQDSSLLASGSADASVRVWCGRTGAEMLRLDNVRSAVTAVAISSDKRWVAVAAVDFSVRVFDLRSGDLRHKFFGHTKPIESLAFHPGNWLLASASRDGSLGLWNVEKGIGHGQIRASHQALLSLAFRNDGRQIVSGGLDKVLRIWAVGSPD; encoded by the coding sequence TTGGTCACACATTATCAGATACTGGGCGTGTCGGCGAAGGCACTAGTAGAAGCGGTGCGCGACGCGTACCGTGGGCTCGCTCGCGAGTTCCATCCAGATGTGAACTCCGATCCCTTGGCGCACGAGCGAATGGCCGAGATCAACGCTGCGTTTGAGGTCTTGAGCGACCCCGTGCGCCGCATGGAGTACGACTACTCCATCGGCCAGCCAGTGACCCTCGACCCGAAGCAGGGGGTCTACGGTGAGGTGCGGCCGGGGTTTGTGCAGCTCAGACTGCTTCATCGGCATCGCCAGCACAGAACGCCTGTATATTCAGCTGCCTACGACCCGGCGCAGAATCGGCTTGTCACCAGTTCGTTCGACAACGTTGTGCGGTGGTGGAACTCCGGCAGTTCTAGCGTTGAGCGATCGATCAGGCTGACGGGCGGTGTGGTGAACGCCATCCAGCCCGGTCGAGGCGATGTGCTTGTCGCCACCGGATCGACGGAGCAATCGCTGTTCTGTTGGCTCGTCGAAGGCGGAGAGGTCTCGAGCTGGCGCGTCTCGCCGAACTCCTGGGTTTGCACCTCCGTTCCATCGCCGGACGGCAAGAGCTTGGCTGTCGGCTCGATCGATCGCGTGCTGCGAGTGTTCGGCGTAAGAGATTCGCAGATCCAGTTCACCTCGTTCGGTCACGCGGACTCAGTGACGGCGTTGGCTTGGTCCCAGGACTCGAGTCTGCTGGCATCGGGCTCTGCGGATGCGTCGGTTCGCGTTTGGTGCGGTCGGACTGGGGCTGAGATGTTGAGGCTGGACAACGTGCGGTCGGCCGTGACGGCGGTCGCGATCAGCTCGGACAAGCGCTGGGTTGCGGTCGCCGCAGTGGATTTCTCGGTTCGCGTCTTCGACTTGCGCTCAGGTGATCTGCGGCATAAGTTCTTCGGGCATACCAAGCCGATCGAGTCTCTGGCGTTTCACCCTGGCAACTGGTTGCTGGCCAGCGCAAGCAGGGACGGGAGCCTCGGTCTGTGGAACGTTGAGAAAGGGATCGGTCACGGCCAAATACGCGCATCTCACCAAGCGCTCCTGAGCCTGGCTTTCCGGAACGACGGCAGGCAGATCGTTTCGGGCGGCCTAGACAAAGTGCTGCGTATTTGGGCGGTCGGATCGCCAGA